TCATAAAAGGGGGCAGTTCAATAAATGTGATTAGCTGAAGGCGGctggaaacactgaaaaaccaTCTTCAGCCATCCCTTAAtgaaattcaaaaattatttattgattccaaagggaaattaaacttACCTCATTAATTCAACTTCGTCAAAGAGTTGGGTGTTGGCATTAAAGATCTTTCCTAGCGGTATGTCTGAAAtcgaatttgaagaagcctctgactgaagacaccaTTTTTCCAGGACACTCATGAAGCGGATGGTCatggttgtccataattttcttcatCCTTCTTTGCATTATCTCCAAACGTTATACAGTCGACCCCAAAACATAACCAGCATTCTTTATCAGGATTTTGagcctttttatgtttctgggtCTGATGCTGCTACACCAACAGCTGCCTGCAGAAGAGATGAGACCTTTAGATTGCTCAAAAATTACAGTCTCCTCTGCCCCTTCTTGTAGACGGCCTCACTACTGCATCTGCAGTCTGGTGTTCAGGTGAACACAAGGGTATTCATATTCCTCAACCATCTCCACTTCTTCTGCCATGATGGGAACAGTGTTTGAGCTAATCCTGTTCCTCCTGAAATCTACAATcatcacatttcttttgttcacATTCAAGATGAGacgattttatttttgataatacCAAATAAAATAGGTAAAAACTGGCTCACTATTTCAACTTACAGGGTTTTACAAACTGCCTGTGTCCATTTCGCAGCATGTGGACCCATACACTTCAGCCTGTCCCGAGGTCAGGGCAGCTATAATTGGCATTCAAGGCCTTTTCTCTCCCTGGAGAGGTCTTTGTTCAGTCAAAATCCCTGGGACATAAAGGAAGCGCTGGCCTCAGCACAGATTCAGAGTCCAGACAGTGAGGATTCACATACCATGCATGAAAACGAGTCCTAAATGGCAGACAGTACAAACTATTATCATTATAAACCCAGAAATATTATATATTGCAACCAGTTAGAAGTTGATATGTCACTTAgcttaattaatttatatttgattaTCAACTATTTGAATATATGTCAACctactgaatatttttaatttgaatacatgcTTTAGCAGTTAAATactattgatttttatttgtccaaTTGTTGACCTACTATAATGAACACATTCTGGGCCATTCTTATGGGCTATAGAAtacataaattttatttgttcgCAACCACAAACCTTTGATGTATTGGTTAAAAGTTTCTAAAATAGATTTAGCATTGGCTGCTACACCTTTTCAACAACGGAGAAGTTAAAATAGCATCGGTTCCATTctagctagctgttagctttagcctagcTGTTAGCTTCTTCGGAGGTGTATTTCGGTCTTTATGGGTAAAGATAACAGCTAGCCACGGCAGAAACTACCGACATTCAGGGTTACATAAAGCAGAAAAGACACCGACATAAAAGTTAGGAGAAGTTAGAGTCTTACCTGACGGAAACAACTTTTGTTAGCATCTTTATCAAGGATAAACCCAGTTTAGTGGTGgaagataaaattaaatactGGTCTAAATGGGACCAAGATGAAAACCAACTTTTACTATTTTGAAACAACGCCAATCTCAAAGTTTATACTAAACAGTTTAATGGCCTTTAAGTTTAAGCTAACAAAGTAAATTCACTGATTATTGACAGGAAATGGAGCTAGAAGACTGCGCTGCTAATCACCTAACTGAATATCTACTAatgaaaagaatatttaaaacaattcctGCCAGTTTCCTTGTAATTAGCAATTCAATGCAAACATGACAGTTTAAAGGTTCATAAATAGTGTTGGCATTAACAACTATGATGCTTTTATNNNNNNNNNNNNNNNNNNNNNNNNNNNNNNNNNNNNNNNNNNNNNNNNNNNNNNNNNNNNNNNNNNNNNNNNNNNNNNNNNNNNNNNNNNNNNNNNNNNNTATTGCTGGAGTTAATGCAGCAAAACCTTGAAACAGTCTGAATGAATTTATCTTATTCCAGAGTATTAATGCTCAgctaaattttacatttaatcttACTATATATCTGTGCTCAATGTTATTAGTTTTTAGAATAGAGTCTTGAAAATTATCATAACATATTTTCAGTGGTGTagtttattctatttatttaaaaaaaagagcagcaaaacaaaaaacaaatagctacagtacaaaaaatttattcagaaaaagcTCTGTCAGTATTTGAGGTAAATGAACATTTACATCGATGTGATTGCTAACAAAATGTTCAGTCGAAAAGCACTTTGCTTTAAAAGACAAGTCAGTTTTAATCTGGTTGTTAACGAGTGATGTTTCTGGAAAACAAGTGCAAGCAAGAGAACCTACAAGTCAGAGAGCTAAAgcattttccaaatatttttaactgaatatgATTAAAGGCACATCTACAGTTTAAGAGCTAAAGGTAAGAGGAAATATCAGGCACTTTTCATTTATTGTCCGTTCctgaaatcattatttttctattaccataaataaacaattcaacATAGAAAACTCCATCTATTCTATTTTCAGAACTTTATAGCTGTTTAAATCTTCATTTACATCATATTACAGGTTAAAACGGAACATTTCACCAAAggaaataagcaaaataaactTTGCACACATAATTACAACTCCTttaacacttgttttttttgctattgctttttttctttttagaaaataactaaaatacttTCATTACTTGGTGAAAGTCAGAATTGCACCAGAGATAAGCTTTTCCAAAATATAGTTGCCATACATCAAAgcacaatttttaattttatatttacatatttataaacTTTATATAGTTTAACCCTGATGTAACtgcatagattttattttatagacattaaaaacaaaattaaagcacCTGAACAGCCACAGACATGCCCATACACAGGCACAGCCTGAATGATTTTGTCTCAGGGTGGGATTATAATCCCTCTCTTCATCGAAACTACAAGCTGTATAATagcaaaacataaatacaaaaaagactGATAATCTCTgtcatcatgaaaaaaaaatagaaataaaagtgCAAACCTCttcttttatataatttaaaaagtattgctGCTCCCAAGATACAAAGCTTGCTAGTTAGCTCAGTTTATTCTCAGCATTAGGAACATAATGTACTTGAATTTGTGCTAGTCTTGTGTTTTCTTAGGATATTTGCTACCGATATTTAGAGGCATATAATGTAATGTCAGCTGCATCAAATTatatttgacaaataaaattgGTGTTTGGCTATTGACAACTAAAACTAACTCTTGGCTGGCTTATCTTAAATGCTGGAAGCCGTGAATAAGTTAGCTCGGTTATAGCTAACTTTTAAAGCAATGTGTATAATAACAGAAGAAGAACATGAACTGGGTTGATGTCTAACATAAGAGTTAGATTTAAAGATCAACACATATAACATGTTTTGTCATTAACTACAAAACTAGATTCATGGCTGACTTAGTCTAACATAAATGCTAAATCTAGGTAAATAAAGTTGTTCACTAGTCATCAGGTGCAACCGGATGTAAAGTAGTTGAGTTAATTTCTAAATAGAAGTTAGACTGAAATATCAACCCATTTCACATGCTTAGCTATTATCTACAAAAATAGACGCATGGCCAACTTATCTTAGCATAAATGTTAAGAATGGTAATAGAGTTGAATCATATGAAACTGGAGTTTGCTGCTCATAGTTCTTTAATGTGGTACATTTCTAAATCCGGTCATGGAAGTGTATTGAGATATCTACTGGCAGTAAAGCAGAGATGCTCAACCCTACTGACTGTGAAACCATTCAATGAAAATTTAACAACTGTTATTCATGTATGTGCTATGCTGGTTAGCACCACATCTCCATAGTATCACATATACACCAGAGTGGTAATAAAGCGCCAATACCTTGTGTTTCTTTCATGATACCCTTTGCTTCTTGATATGAGCTAGTCTTAAATTGTGTAAGTACTGTGGTTTGGTGGTATTTGCATATGGGTAAGAgaaaagcacatgtgcattgtTTCATAAATTTGAGCATCCACATTTTAGCTACACAGAAAGATCATCAGGGCGAGCTCGAGCACCACAGGTCTTATTCACCATACTGGGCCTCCTTAAATCTGTCCCGACAGCAAAGGGAGGCTGATGCATCTCCGCCCTGGTTATCACAGTGAAATCATCATGTGGTTCTATGCTCGGTGATGTGGCGACAGTGTTTTCTGGATCCACTGCTGTCTCCTCCGGCGCGAGCAGAGAGAGAGGTGTATTTCGAGGAAGAGTTGGAAATGTGGAGCGTTGCTTCTCTTCCAGACATGTCATCTCCTCCTGAGAGGTGGAGGAGGTAGAGGGGAATGGAGATGGAAGGGGATATGTGGGGGAATTTTCCTCATTGAGATTGTGAAGCTCCAAAGCCATGTTTCTCCTATTCTGCTGCATTTCCTCAAGGTGTCCACGACTGTCTTCACTCTCACCATAGATAGAAGCAGGCAGCGACTCCATCAGGAAGTCCTCTTGGTGACAAGCAGCACTGCCCACATTAAGTCCTTCAGACATTGGTACTGTAGCCATGTTAGTGTTTAAGGAGATCACTGTGTGGGAGGTTCCGGTTGGACTGTAAGTTCCTCCTCTCGTTGCTTCACCTctcaccacacacacattagAAGACACTGGCAAATACTGGAGCCCCGTTGGAGAGGTCTGTTCAGGAATCGTCTCTGCGTCTCCAGGCTCATTTATGCCTATCAGTGACAGACTATCAGGAGCAAACTCCTTCGTCACCCCATGCTTAACTTTCTTCCACCCCAGGTGGTAGATCTCAAGTAGATTGAGGACCAAGGAGACACATGCTACCACTAGCATGAAAATGATGAAGATCGTCTTTTCAGTAGGCCtaatacaacaaacaaaaacataggaaaagaaagaaaaacaagaaaaagtagACTTTGTTCAATTGGAGAGCAACATTTTCAGATGCTGCAGTTGTCTTTATACTACACtatgtcaaacaaaccaaacccttttaGAAACCTCTTCCCCTCcacgcctgtggtggcgctgcatcaagaaccactgaaggaaacaacacaaaaacctctgaagaagataTGGTCAAAACTTCCTTCTTaactaaatgtaaacaaaatggaatGGATggaagaataaagtcatattttagcATTAATGTGATTTCTCTTTCGTCTTTGGTAAAAGAACACAAGCTATTTCTCCCTCTAGCACTAGAAACAcgggtttgttttggttgtatttacccagaatgccctgtacTGTagcctgcttcctgcttttggagcggcctTTGGTCCGCTTGGCATTCAAATTTACCTTAGAAccgcgccagagttcacttcaaccaagcTGAGCCCGAGGTTTGTATgcagaccagagttcactttattGGTCAGCATCAGAGctcacattcacacctccccaaactaACTAGACGTTTTAGGCAAACAAGCTAGAGTTGGGTTAAAGGAGGCTAAACAGGACTGGGAAAGTACCCCAAGTATGTTTTTCTTGCCCCACTCATCAAAACATCAAAGTTTTCAATTGGTCTCttaatttcattattaaaaGGCCAAGCCACTACACTAGCTTGCCTTTAGTCCATAGTAGGATTGGCCAAGGATATGGCAATACCATTCTCCAGGGAATCCAAAAATATCGACACCATGCTTCCATTTTTTGCTTATTCTCAACCAGGTCATGGGAACAGCAGGTATAGGAGAGAAACACAGCCACCCATTCTCCCCAATAACACTCTCCAACTCATTCTAGGGGATACAAAGGTGTTATCAAACCAGAATAGATATATTGTCCCTTCAGCAATTCTGGGTCTTCTCCAAGTGTGAAGTTCTCAGTAAATCTTCAATGGTAGGAATTCAGGAGACAGACACCCTAACCGCTTCAACTGACCTCCTGAGATATGGAGCAGTCACTCTTTCCCACTCGGATGATGGTGTccctcaccctatctctaagaaCCTTCCACCCTAAGAAGGAAGTTCATTTCAGTCATATCATGTTTTTAGTCATGACTGACATGTCATGTCTACAGGTGGGATTCAGAATACAAAAAACAGATATACTAAGACAAAGCTCATTCCAGAGACCGGAGCGCCGTCCACATTACACCAGACAAGGGTCCAATTTGTCTCTCCAGCCTACCATCACTTGTGCATCAGACACCAGGATATCTAAAGTCCTCCGGTTGAGGCAGAGACTAGCACCAAGCCTGGAGGGAACTCTCCACCTTTTTCTGGCTGAGAACCATGGCCTCAGATTTAGTGGAACTGGTTCACACTTGGCTTTGAACTGCCTCATTACATACTGGGGGTCATGCACTGAGTGCCCACAAGAcaacatcatctgcaaaaacaaacaatgaggCTCCTAGCTTCCTGAACACCCTCCTTTCCAAGACTACACATTGAGATCCTGTCCAGGTACACCACAAAAAGGAAATGCAACAAGAGAAGACCACTGGTGAAACTTAACTCACAATGGAAACAAGCTAGACTTTGTATTCTGAATGTAGACACAACTTTTGATTTGATTATCCAATGACTGGGTTACCCTTAAAAGCATCTCTGACCCAATACTTCCCTCATTTTCAAACACTTGCATGTACTGCACAACCTAACTCCCATGACCTCCTCAACAGATCTGCAAGGGTAAAAATCTGGTCCACTATTCCAAAGCAATGCCCCTATCAAATTCAAGGTTCGACAATCAGTCAAGTGTCCTTTTCAACAGCCTGAAGGAAGCTTTCTTAAGGAAACTGGGAAAAGTGAGCTCCCTGGTGTTGGACCAGTTGGGAACACAGAAAATTGAGACAACCGCCCACGTCCTTCTTGTGGCATTGGCAAGTTGTTTCAACCATGACAGAAACCTGGTAACCGTGACCCTGACCTTGAGTACTTAGACATCTGGACAGAGGACATGGTGACTGGATTAAGAAGATCCTCAAAGTCTTCCAGTTATTATATTTAGCCAATATATATGTACTTGGTAATCTTAATTGGCCTAAAATAGGAAAACCTGAATCTGATTTATTGTAAGACAGCGAGAAAAAGGTTATGTGTCTTCAGATGTATATAAAAACCAAGAATATAAAACTTTCTAACCTGGAGATGAAGCAGTCCACAGTGTTGGGGCAGGGCCAGCGGCCACATTTATAAAGCGGCCTCAGCTGGAAGCCATAGAGAAAGTACTGCCCCAAGATGAAGCCCACCTCAAACAGAGTCTTGAAGATTATGTTGAAGATATAGGTCCTCAATAAAACTCCACGGATACGAATCTTCCCATGCTCATCCCGGATTGGCGGTTTCTCCTTTCTACCACCTCCTCCCCCTCCGTCACTGACTCCATTGTTATAGAAAGGGTCGTGGTCCTCCTGATGTCGTCCAGATTTTCTGAggtcttcctccctctctcttctcttctcttccatGCGCACGATGTGCAGCACATGGCCAAGGTAGATGAGAGTGGGCGTAGAGACAAAGATGATCTGCAGCACCCAAAAACGGATATGGGAGATGGGGAAGGCCTCGTCATAGCAGACGTTCTCGCAACCGGGCTGCTGGGTGTTACAGGTGAAGTCAGACTGTTCGTCACCCCAAACTTCTTCAGCGGCTGCGCCAAGAACCAAGATACGGAAAATGAATAGGACAGTAAGCCAAACCTGAAAAGGGAAGATGAAACAATTGCAAAACACCCGTTAGCTAAAGATTTCTGAGGCACTTCTACCTTGGGAATGAGATTTTGTCATTCATAAAAAGAGTGTCTCCTTCTTTGGAGTTAGGGAGCTACTTATCATGGCCACGTTagaaaatggcaaagaaaaataaaagatgtgaaTTAAGGATGTTAATGTATAATTACCTTTCCAATCACAGTGGAGTGTTCTTGAGCATTTTCCAACAGTCGCCCTAGAAAGCTCCAGTCACCCATTCTTCCCTTAATTTTCTAGCCTGGAAGATGACAAAAAACTGATGATCATCACTACAAGTACTGGCAATAAACTACAAGAAGGTTGCAGAACACCTTTTGGCCAAAATAACCAACTATAACTCTCCATGTCTTTAAGCCAGAGGATACCCAGCTCTGTCTTTTCTGCATCTATTTGACctattttctttgcaaagagAATAGgtaagatttcttctgtttttgccaaACTTATGTGataattattcagattttaatcaaTATTGCTGTTTCTTTAATATAAACATCTTTCTGGATACGTAGAAACTGCTGAGGCCAATTAGCTATAtttattagcattagcactgtAGAAGtaataagtgaaaaaaacaagaactggTTAAAGTGTGACTGGCCAACACTGTCTTTTTCACATGTGGATAAACAGTGTTAAACTATAGATGGATTATTAAATAATCAGTTTCCCACAGtgttttataagcctggcgggccatcAGGCTTTAATTGGATCCCGGCAGGCTTAGGATTGGTTATTTATTACAGGTTTCTTTATACACCAgtaatttgggtttttttaaggctttttttgttaatttcttccagtaacataattaccttagtgatattttaattttttctgtcaactttaa
This region of Xiphophorus hellerii strain 12219 chromosome 24, Xiphophorus_hellerii-4.1, whole genome shotgun sequence genomic DNA includes:
- the LOC116715956 gene encoding gap junction alpha-3 protein-like, with amino-acid sequence MGDWSFLGRLLENAQEHSTVIGKVWLTVLFIFRILVLGAAAEEVWGDEQSDFTCNTQQPGCENVCYDEAFPISHIRFWVLQIIFVSTPTLIYLGHVLHIVRMEEKRREREEDLRKSGRHQEDHDPFYNNGVSDGGGGGGRKEKPPIRDEHGKIRIRGVLLRTYIFNIIFKTLFEVGFILGQYFLYGFQLRPLYKCGRWPCPNTVDCFISRPTEKTIFIIFMLVVACVSLVLNLLEIYHLGWKKVKHGVTKEFAPDSLSLIGINEPGDAETIPEQTSPTGLQYLPVSSNVCVVRGEATRGGTYSPTGTSHTVISLNTNMATVPMSEGLNVGSAACHQEDFLMESLPASIYGESEDSRGHLEEMQQNRRNMALELHNLNEENSPTYPLPSPFPSTSSTSQEEMTCLEEKQRSTFPTLPRNTPLSLLAPEETAVDPENTVATSPSIEPHDDFTVITRAEMHQPPFAVGTDLRRPSMVNKTCGARARPDDLSV